The nucleotide window GCGATACCGGCCGCCGCATCGAGTTTCCAACGCTGGCACGTCTGGCAATCGCCAAAAAACTTGTCTCGGAGATGACGGCCGAGGAGCTGCGCGTTCTTTACGTGGCGATGACGCGCGCGCGCGAAAAACTCATCATCGTCTCGACGTTTCAGGATGCCGACAAGGCGCTTCAAAAGCTTTTGAGGGACGCCGCCTGCCCCGTTGAGCCACAGGTTTTAGAGACGGTTCGGAACTTGGCGGGTTTTATTCTCCTGCCGGTGCTGACGCGCCCGGAGGCCGATTGTCTCCGCGCTGGTGACAGTGTCACGCAGCAGGCGGACGGCGATTGGGTGATCCGGCGCATGACATGGAAGCCCGTCGCGGTTTCCCGAAATGACACGGTAGCGCCCCCGGAAGTCGCTTTCACGCCGGATGCTTCGTATATAGAAACGATCCGCGAACACTTGGCCTTTTCGTATCCGTTTCAAGCGGCAGCCGCTCTTCCGTCCAAATTGACGGCGACGGGTTTGAAGGGGCGGTTTACCGACTTTGAAGCGGCTGACGAGGCCGAAAGCCTTCCTGTTATCGGCCAAAGCCCGTCACCACGGCCCGCGTTTTTGATGGAAAACACTGGGCTCACGGCTGCCGAGCGCGGTATCGCGCTGCACTTGGCGATGCAGTTTATTGATTTTTCGCGCTGTTCGTCGATCGCATCAGTCAGCGACGAGCTCAAGCGCCTGACAGATATGGCCTTTCTCACGCCAAAACAGGCTAATGCTGTCTCGCCACAAAAAATTCTAACATTTTTTCAGTCTCAGCTTGGTCGGCGCGTCCTCTCGGCGGAAAAGCTCTACCGTGAATTTAAATTTTCGCTGCTCGACAAGGCGTGCTTGTATTTTCCGGCCGGGGGCGATGACGAAATTTTGTTGCAGGGTGTTATCGACTGCTGCTTTGAGGAAAAAGGCGCGCTCTTTATCGTCGATTTTAAAACAGACCGCGTGACATATGAGACGCTGGCGAAAAAAACAGCCCTCTACAAGCCGCAGCTTGATGCATATGCCCGCGCGATGCGCCGCATCACGGGTCTTCCCGTTGCCGGGAAATTTCTCTATTTCTTTGCGCTCGACAGCGCTGCGGAAATCACCGAATAAGTTTGCAAATATCTGTTGCATTCCGGCGGAATCTGTGCTAAAATACACGAGCGCGAAAAACTACAGACGATACTTTAAAGAGGTGAACATGATGAAGGAAGGGATCCATCCCAACTATCAGCAGACGACGGTCAAGTGCGCCTGCGGTGAGGTTATTGAAACGGGAAGCACGAAGATGGATATCAAGGTGGAAATCTGCTCGAAGTGTCACCCCTTTTATACAGGCAAGCAAAAGCTGGTAGACACCAGCGGCCGCGTTGATAAGTTCAACAAGAAGTTTGGCTTGCAAAAATAACCGAAACTTACCCGCGCTGAAAAGTGCGGGTATATTTTTTTGTCCGCCTGCGATATAATGATTCCAGATCAGCAGATTTTGGGAGGTTTTTCGCATGGATTTTCGTAAAATCGGCGTTAAGGACATCAAGGATAACGTTTTTGAGCTCATCGGAGACAAATGGATGCTGGTGACGGCGGGTGACCGCGCCGGATTTAATATGATGACGGCCAGCTGGGGCGGGGCAGGTGTTTTGTGGCAGAAGCCCGTGACGTTTACCTTTGTTCGCCCGCAGCGCTATACGAGAAAGTTTATTGATGATGGCACATACTACACGCTCAGCTTTTATCCTGAAAAAATGAGAGATAAGCTCTATCTGTGCGGTTCACAGAGCGGCCGTGATATTGACAAAGTTCGCGAGACGGGCCTAACGCCCTGTTTTGCCGACTGCGGCGCCGTCTATTTTGAAGAGGCGGAGCTCGTTCTCGTCTGCAAAAAAATCTACTTCGGCGAGTTTGATCCAGAAAACTTTTTAGCGCCCGAAATTGAAAAGGTTTATGAGAGTTTAGACTACCACCGGATGTACATCGGTGAAATTATTGAGGTTTTGGCAAAGTGAGGCGCGGTTTTCAAACGTAAAAAAAAGCAGGTGACTGTTATCGATACCCCCAATACACAGGAAAAAGAAAAAGCCGTTCTCGTCGGGCTTAATGCCGACAGCATGGCCGTCTCCGAGCGCTCGACGGACGACAGTATGGACGAGTTGGAAGCGCTTTTAGAGACGGCCGGCGGCGTCGCCGTCGGCCGTGTTCTTCAAAACCGGCAGACGCCGGAGCCGCGCACGTTTATTGGTGACGGCAAAGTCCGGGAGGTCAAGGCGCTTTTAGATGCGGCGGGCGCAACGCTGGCCGTTTTTGACAATGAGCTGTCGCCTTCGCAGATGCGCGCCCTGTCGGAGGATCTGGCTGTGCGCGTTCTCGACCGTTCGTCGCTCATTCTTGATATTTTTGCCCAGCGCGCGCGCACACGCGAAGGCCGCCTGCAGGTGGAGCTGGCGCAGTATAAGTACCTGCTCCCGCGATTGACCGGCATGTGGACGCATCTTGAGCGGCAAGCCGGGACATCAGCGCCCATCGGCACGCGCGGCCCCGGTGAAACACAGCTTGAAACGGACCGCCGCCACATCCGCCGGAAGATCGCGAAGCTGGAGGAGGAGCTCGAAGCTGTCCGTCAGATACGCGCCACGCAGCGCCGCCGTCGAGAGAAAAACGGCGTTCCCGTCGTCGCGCTCGTCGGTTATACGAACGCGGGGAAATCAACACTTCTCAACAGTCTCACACAGGCGGATATTTCCGCTCAAAACAGGCTATTTGACACGCTGGACACAACAACGCGCCACCTGAAAATCAGCGACACGCTGGAGGTGCTCGTGTCTGATACGGTCGGTTTCATCCGCAAGCTGCCGCACCATCTCGTTGAGGCCTTTAAAGCGACGCTGGAGGAGCTGCAGTATGCCGACCTGCTCCTGCACGTTATCGATGCGTCAAGTCCCCTCTGGATTGACCAGGCCCGTGTTGTCGACGCGCTGATATTAGAGCTTGGCGCGGAGGAGACGCCGAGGCTTGAAGTGTTCAACAAGTGCGACAAAGCACTAAGTGTCACGCATCCAAAGGGCAGCGACATGGTGGATATCTCCGCGCGTACCGGTGAAGGCGTTGAGGCGCTCTTTCAAAAGATCGAGGAGATATTAGAAAAGAAAAAGAAAAAGGTTACGCTGCGCCTGCCGTATGAGCAGGGCGGCATTGTTGAAATGCTCCATCGGGAGGCTTCGGTGACGCGTCTTTCTTATCTGGACGACTGCATTGAAATTGAAGCCGTCTTAAATCCAGAGACGTACGGCAGGCTGCAGGGCTTTATGATGGACGAGTCCACAACGGCAAAGGAGTAAACGTGTGGCGTATTTGACGCCGTCCGGCTATGGCTTGGGCGAGTTGACTGAAAAGAGATCCCGGTTTATCGGTGAAGTTTGGCCCATTGAGACGGAAGCGGCGGCCAAAGCGCAGCTTGACGCTGTCAAATCGGCGCATCACGACGCCCGCCATCACTGCTGGTGCTATATCCTGCGCGCCGGCACCGTTGTGCGCTATTCAGACGACGGCGAGCCGCAAGGCTCGGCCGGCCTGCCCATGCTGGAGGTCTTTCGCCGCGGTGGCATTGAAAATGTTCTCTGCGTCGTCACGCGGTATTTCGGCGGCATTCTTCTTGGTACCGGCGGCTTGACGCGGGCCTACTCAATGGCCGCAAAAATGGCGCTTGAGGCTGCCGGAATTGCCGGGATGCGCCAGATGGCTGTTGTTGAGCTTGCTTGCCCGTATCATCTGTTTGACCGAATTAAAATCGAGATTGAAGCCTTTTCCGGCCTTATTGACAGTGCCCAATATGGGGCCGATATTGCAATAACCGCGGCCTTTACCGAAGACAAAGCACCGCTTTTTTTGATGCGCCTATCGGACGTAACGGCCGGTTCTGTTACCGGTCACGTCACTGGATGCCGGGAAATGGCGGTTGAAATTTCGACATCATATGTATAATATCTTGACGCGAAAGCATCCTTATGTCATTTTGATGCTTCATTTTGGCGCATAATAGATGAGGGGATTACCATGCCAAACGACGATAAAGCGTTAAAAAATGAAAATAGATGGTACAAGCTCGATAACGCCGCCAAAATTTATCCGGCCGTGACCAATGCAAACCGCGCCAGCGTTTATCGGATGTCTGTAGAGCTGATGAAAAACGTCAATCCCAAAGTCTTGCAGACAGCGCTGACCCTGACGCTGCGTCGCTTTCCGACTTTTGATGTCCGGATGCAGCGCGGCCTCTTCTGGTATTACTTTGAGCATAACCCGGGAAGCGCGACCGTATCCGAGGAACTAGCGCCAATCTGCAGGCCGGTCAACCTGCGCGAAACAAACGGTTATCTCTTCCGCGTCACGTATTATTACGCGCGGATCAGTCTGGAGGTCTTTCACGCCCTGTCGGACGGGACAGGTGCCATCACGTTTTTGAAAACGCTTGTCTATCATTATCTCACACTGACCGGCAGGCGGATCGTTCCGGACGAGAGTATCGTTGCCGGAGAGCGCTGCCTCTCACACAGCGAAATTGAAGACAGCTTTCAAAAGTATTACGATCAGAAAGCCATCGGCAGCCGCGCGGAGGAGGTGGCCTATCAGGTTAAAGGAACGCGGATTCCGCCACAAAATCTCCGTGTGACACAGGGGATTATCCCGCTTGATGCGTTTAAGCAGCTGGCCAAAGATGCCGGGGCAACAATTACTGAATATACCGCTGCGCTCATGATTGACGCCGTGTTCGAAACGCAGCTTAAAGGACGCGGTCACAAGCATCCTGTCAAAGTGTCTATCCCTATCAATCTGAGAAAGCACTTTCCGTCAACAACAATGCGCAACTTTACCTCCTATATCAATGTGGGGATGACCTTCGGTGCCGGGTCATACGCGTTTGAAGAAATATTGGCTTCTGTCAAAGCGCAGATGCGAGACGGGATCAAAAAAGACAAGCTGATCGAAAGATTCGGCGCGAATGTTAGTGCCGAGCGCAGCCCTTTCATGCGCTTGACGCCGCTGTTTTTAAAGAACATTGCGCTGAAAACAGCGTACACGCTGTATGGGGAGCGTCTGGTGACGTCCGTTTTATCAAATATTGGTGTCGTCACGATCCCGGAGTCGATGAAAGCCGATATTCGGCGTTTTAATTTCATTTTAGGCGCGCCCGTCATGAACGCTTTCAGCTGTGCCGTTTGCTCCTTTGACGGCAGTATGATCGTCTCATTTTCGCGTGTGATGGAGGAGGCCGATATTGAGCGCTATTTCTTTCGCTTTCTAGCTGCACGCGGCTTGCAGATCGTCATTGAATCAAACAATGGAGACGGCTTATGAAAAACTGCGATAAATGCCGTGTGTCAGTCAACACACGATACGATTTCTGCCCACTTTGTGGGATGCGCCTGACCGCTCAGCCAAGTGAATCGGATCTTCCAAAAATGTCGGGTTTACTGTCTGCGACAGAGCAGCATGATATTTATCCGCGTTATAACGCAAAAGCAAAATACAATCTCACGCTCCGTATTTTAGCGTTTTTATCGCTTTTTGCAGTGGCTTCAACACTTCTCATTAATCTCTTGACATATCAGGGCATGCTGTGGTCGCTTCTCGTTGCTGCCGGTATCGCCGTATTCTGGGCCGCCGTTATCTATCCGGTGACCGTCCGTAAAAATATCGGCCATCACATTGCCGTCAACGCCGTCAGTGTTTGTGTCTTTTTTATCACCGCGCATTTTGTTGTTCGCGCGAAAGGGTGGAGCCTTGATTATGTCGTACCGTTTTTGTTCATCGCGGCGACGACATTTATATCCCTTGTCATCCTTATCAAATGGATGAAATGGCGCGAATACGCCCTGTACCAGTTTATCACCATCATCTTAGGTCTTCTGCCGGTCATTTCCGTCCTTGCCCATCTCGTGACGACAGCCTGGCCCAGCCTCGTCTCTGCCGTCTATTCATTCCTCACGCTGCTTGCAATGTTTATTTTCGGCGACAAAAAGTATAAGAACGAGCTGATCAAGCGGTTTCACTTTTAACGTACCGAAATAATCGAAATTTGACCGCGAAAGTAAAATGCGGTGTTGCATTGCGGTATGATTTATGGTATCATCATTGAGCGTCTAAATTGAATAGCCGGGTGTGGCGCAGTTGGTAGCGCGCTTGACTGGGGGTCAAGAGGCCGCAAGTTCAAGTCTTGTCACTCGGACTGAAATAACCGTGTAGTTGCTACGACTACACGGTTTTTTTATTTCTTAAATAATTGTCTAAAATTTTAAGTAATTGGCTGGCGTTACGACTCTGTTACTACTCATTAAATAGCGTCTGTAATTTTCCGCAAGTCCGCATAATTCACGTCTTGCTATGCTTATCTGACAGACCGCTTTGGCGTGAACTGGCAGTTGACGCTTGAAAATGAATGAAATCGTGTTGAAACATAGAAAATAAATGGTATACTGCGAGTGAGATATAAATAAGGAGGCATGTAAATGTCAAAAACTATTATGGGTGTCCAGCTGAAAAACCGCATGAAAGACGCCGCTGAATTCCAGACCATTTTGTCCAAGTATGGCTGCAGCATTCAAACGCGCATCGGCCTGCATGCGGCATCAGAAGACGCGTGCAGTCCTTCCGGCGTGATCTTATTAGAATTTCTTGATAATGCCGACGGGGAGATTGCAAAGCTCGAAGCGGAGCTGAAGAAATTTGATAACGTCGCCATGCAGAAAATGGTTTTCTAAAAACGCTTTTCAGTCAATAAAAAAGATTCTTCACAGGTTCAGCCCCGTGAAGAATCTTTTTTATTTTGACGTTATTGCACACGCACTTTTTTGAGATGCGCAAAACGCGGCAGGCCGTTTTCAACGGCGCGTGTGTTCTCACCTTGAATGAGCGGCAGGGCATACTCTATAAAGTCATTTGTGACGTTGTTGCCTTCGGCGTTAATCCAGTCGCGCGGAACCTTTTTCTCCGCATTGGCCACGATGGAAAGCGGCTGAAGAATCATGTTGCAGACGTATTGGCCGTTTTGAGAGCCGCGCTCAAACGCCACCATTTTGCCCGTTTCACCGGCGATAGCACACGAAACGGCATAACGCCCAGCCGCTGTGGCCTCGTCAATGTCCGTCTGGGATGCCAGATGCGCCCCGCAGCGCTGCAAGAGGCTCAGCTCAATGGCGCGGACTTTTGAGCCGGTATGGAGCTTTACAAGGCCCGCCAGCGTCGCGGCAAGTCCGCCGAGTTGAACGTGTCCGAACCCGTCGGTGGAGGAGACCTTCGCCTCGGAGACAAACGTCCCGTCGGCGTAGTGCACGCCCTCGGAAACGGCGATGAGGCACTTGTTTTTCTCGGCGTAAATGCGGGAGACGTCCGACACGAAGTGCTCCATGTTGAAGTCGACCTCTGGGAGATAGATGAGGTCCGGCGGCGCGCAGGAAATGGCGGCAAGCGCCGCGGCGCCCGTGAGCCAGCCCGCGTGACGCCCCATGATTTCAACAACCGTGACCGTTCCGACATCGTAGACGTGCGTGTCCTTGCAGACCTCGGCGACGGAAGTCGCTATGTATTTGGCGGCGCTGCCGTAGCCGGGGCAGTGGTCGGTGCCGCACAAGTCGTTGTCAATCGTTTTCGGAATGCCCATGACGCGGCAGTCATAACCTGATTTCTCCATGAAGCGGCTGACCTTGGCACACGTGTCCATCGAGTCGTTGCCGCCGTTGTAAAAGAAATACCGGATATTGTATTTTTTAAAAATCTCAAGGATGCGCCGGTAATCCGTCTCGTCTTTTTCAGGGTCAGCCATCTTGTAGCGGCAGGAACCGAGTTCGCTGGAGGGCGTATTGCGTAAAAGCTCCAGTTCAAAAAGGTCTTCCTGACCCATATCGTAAAGCGTATCGTTTAAAATGCCCATAATACCGTGTGCCGCGCCGTAAACGGCGGTGATTTCAGGCGCGTCAAGGCTTGCCTTGATAACGCCGTAAGCACTGGCGTTAATAACAGCGGTGGGGCCGCCGGACTGGGCGAAAACGCAGGCGCCCGTCAGTGTATTTGCCATAAGTTACCTCCAGAGTATCACATCAATCACTTCATACTATCATAATAGCGGCCTAAAATCAAACGGGAAATACGACCCGTTTATCTTGAATTGCGTTAAAATTGTGGTAAAATAATGCAGTGGAAAAAACCTTCTGAAAGGGGAATATATCGTGCCAATTGTCACGTCAAAAGACATGTTTCAAAAGGCTTACGACGGCGGCTATGCCATCGGGGCTTTCAATGTCAATAACATGGAAATAATTCAGGGAATCACAGAGGCGGCAGCAGAGGTGCGCGCGCCGCTGATTCTGCAGGTTTCCGCCGGGGCGCGCAAATACGCCAAGCACGTCTACCTCATGAAGCTCATTGAAGCGGCGGAGGCCGATACGGGCCTGCCTATCTGCGTTCATCTTGACCACGGCGAGAGCTTTGACGTCTGCAAGTCCTGCATTGACGGCGGCTTCACCTCCGTCATGTTTGACGGCTCGAAGCATTCGTTTGAAGAGAACATCCGTTTAACGCGCGAAGTCGTCGAGTACGCGCACGACCGCGGCGTCGTTGTGGAAGGGGAGCTGGGCAAGCTCGCCGGAATCGAGGACGATGTGAACGTCTCCGATGAAGACGCCTCGTTTACCCATCCGGGCGAGGTAGAGGAATTTGTGACAAAAACAGGCGTTGACTCGCTCGCCATCGCCATTGGGACGAGTCACGGCGCGTATAAGTTCAAGCCGGGCCAGACGCCGCGCCTGCGGTTTGACATTCTGGAGGAGGTCGGCCGCCGTCTGCCGGGATTCCCGATCGTTTTGCACGGGGCGTCCTCCGTTATTCCGGAACTTGTCAAAATCATTAATGACAACGGCGGCGCGATGCCGGATGCCGTTGGCATTCCGGAGGATATGCTGCGACAGGCGGCAAAAATGGCCGTCTGCAAGATAAATATCGACTCGGATCTGCGCCTTGCCATGACGGCGGGGATCCGCCAGTATATGGCGCAGAATCCGTCCCATTTTGACCCGCGCCAGTACCTCACACCGGGACGTGACAACATAAGGGCGCTCGTTAGAAATAAGCTCATTAGCGTCCTCGGGTGCGACGGCAAAGCATGAAAAACATAAAAGGATGAGGCAGAAGCCTCATCCTTTATTTATGCGTCAGTAGAGCAGATCGAGCGAAAATTTGTCTCGCCAGAGTTCTTTTAAAACTTTTAAATCGTCACGGAATTGTTCGGCCGTCTGGGTGTCACTTTTATCGAGTGTTTCCAATACTTGAAAAGTAAAGGCAGTGGCAGAGTCCTTTTCCCAATCGGCCTTGAGCTTGGGGGTTACGCAGGAGTTCATTTGCTTTGCAAATTCAAATCGGTTTTGCGCCGCCAGAATATCGGGTGCGGCGTCTAAAAGCACCTTGCCATTGACAGTGTTTTTGATGATAAAAACACCGCCTGTCTGCTGGCGCTCTTTATAATCGGTGATTTGCTGTTTTCTGTGCTCTTTATCCATTTTAATAACCAAGTTCCTTTAAAAGTGCCGAGAGGCGGTGCAGGCGCTCGCTTAAGAGCTCGTCATCCTTCATAAGCGCGTCCCGCAGGAGCACAACATCCGCATCAAGCATCGGATTATCGGTGCAGACAGAAACATCCAGCGCACCGCCCTGTATCGCGACGCGGTCAATCGTCGTGTTTTCCGGGTCATAGAGCTTTGGGAAGCGATAAGATTCCTGCAGATACG belongs to Oscillospiraceae bacterium CM and includes:
- a CDS encoding flavin reductase — encoded protein: MDFRKIGVKDIKDNVFELIGDKWMLVTAGDRAGFNMMTASWGGAGVLWQKPVTFTFVRPQRYTRKFIDDGTYYTLSFYPEKMRDKLYLCGSQSGRDIDKVRETGLTPCFADCGAVYFEEAELVLVCKKIYFGEFDPENFLAPEIEKVYESLDYHRMYIGEIIEVLAK
- the rpmE gene encoding 50S ribosomal protein L31, coding for MKEGIHPNYQQTTVKCACGEVIETGSTKMDIKVEICSKCHPFYTGKQKLVDTSGRVDKFNKKFGLQK
- a CDS encoding GIY-YIG nuclease family protein → MDKEHRKQQITDYKERQQTGGVFIIKNTVNGKVLLDAAPDILAAQNRFEFAKQMNSCVTPKLKADWEKDSATAFTFQVLETLDKSDTQTAEQFRDDLKVLKELWRDKFSLDLLY
- a CDS encoding YigZ family protein; amino-acid sequence: MAYLTPSGYGLGELTEKRSRFIGEVWPIETEAAAKAQLDAVKSAHHDARHHCWCYILRAGTVVRYSDDGEPQGSAGLPMLEVFRRGGIENVLCVVTRYFGGILLGTGGLTRAYSMAAKMALEAAGIAGMRQMAVVELACPYHLFDRIKIEIEAFSGLIDSAQYGADIAITAAFTEDKAPLFLMRLSDVTAGSVTGHVTGCREMAVEISTSYV
- the fba gene encoding class II fructose-1,6-bisphosphate aldolase, giving the protein MPIVTSKDMFQKAYDGGYAIGAFNVNNMEIIQGITEAAAEVRAPLILQVSAGARKYAKHVYLMKLIEAAEADTGLPICVHLDHGESFDVCKSCIDGGFTSVMFDGSKHSFEENIRLTREVVEYAHDRGVVVEGELGKLAGIEDDVNVSDEDASFTHPGEVEEFVTKTGVDSLAIAIGTSHGAYKFKPGQTPRLRFDILEEVGRRLPGFPIVLHGASSVIPELVKIINDNGGAMPDAVGIPEDMLRQAAKMAVCKINIDSDLRLAMTAGIRQYMAQNPSHFDPRQYLTPGRDNIRALVRNKLISVLGCDGKA
- a CDS encoding 6-phosphofructokinase, encoding MANTLTGACVFAQSGGPTAVINASAYGVIKASLDAPEITAVYGAAHGIMGILNDTLYDMGQEDLFELELLRNTPSSELGSCRYKMADPEKDETDYRRILEIFKKYNIRYFFYNGGNDSMDTCAKVSRFMEKSGYDCRVMGIPKTIDNDLCGTDHCPGYGSAAKYIATSVAEVCKDTHVYDVGTVTVVEIMGRHAGWLTGAAALAAISCAPPDLIYLPEVDFNMEHFVSDVSRIYAEKNKCLIAVSEGVHYADGTFVSEAKVSSTDGFGHVQLGGLAATLAGLVKLHTGSKVRAIELSLLQRCGAHLASQTDIDEATAAGRYAVSCAIAGETGKMVAFERGSQNGQYVCNMILQPLSIVANAEKKVPRDWINAEGNNVTNDFIEYALPLIQGENTRAVENGLPRFAHLKKVRVQ
- the hflX gene encoding GTPase HflX — its product is MAVSERSTDDSMDELEALLETAGGVAVGRVLQNRQTPEPRTFIGDGKVREVKALLDAAGATLAVFDNELSPSQMRALSEDLAVRVLDRSSLILDIFAQRARTREGRLQVELAQYKYLLPRLTGMWTHLERQAGTSAPIGTRGPGETQLETDRRHIRRKIAKLEEELEAVRQIRATQRRRREKNGVPVVALVGYTNAGKSTLLNSLTQADISAQNRLFDTLDTTTRHLKISDTLEVLVSDTVGFIRKLPHHLVEAFKATLEELQYADLLLHVIDASSPLWIDQARVVDALILELGAEETPRLEVFNKCDKALSVTHPKGSDMVDISARTGEGVEALFQKIEEILEKKKKKVTLRLPYEQGGIVEMLHREASVTRLSYLDDCIEIEAVLNPETYGRLQGFMMDESTTAKE